In Alteromonas sp. V450, the following proteins share a genomic window:
- a CDS encoding SDR family NAD(P)-dependent oxidoreductase — protein MKTLLITGATSGIGKALALHAADSGYAVIACGRNKEALDAISSHRNITPCQFDVSNQDETHQALESAKFDIAVLNAGTCEYVDLDAFEPDMFRRVFEPNFFGVVNCVNALLPQLQSGNQLVIVDSMARLLPFTRSQAYGASKAALHYFTKSLEVDMHHRGVHVQSVSPGFVETPLTDKNDFEMPMKITAEEAAKSMLRGIEKNSRTIYFPRTFGWILRLMHILPDGIQKRLSLGLRKQQ, from the coding sequence ATGAAAACATTACTTATTACAGGTGCAACATCAGGTATAGGTAAAGCGCTAGCTCTTCACGCTGCTGACAGCGGCTACGCCGTCATCGCCTGCGGAAGAAACAAAGAAGCTCTTGACGCAATTAGTTCACACCGCAACATCACGCCTTGTCAATTTGACGTAAGTAACCAAGACGAAACACACCAAGCATTAGAAAGCGCAAAATTCGATATCGCGGTTTTGAATGCAGGAACCTGTGAATACGTCGATTTAGACGCGTTCGAACCTGATATGTTTCGACGTGTGTTTGAGCCGAATTTTTTTGGTGTGGTTAACTGCGTTAATGCGCTTCTACCCCAACTTCAGTCAGGCAACCAGCTTGTTATTGTGGACAGTATGGCGAGACTTCTACCTTTTACTCGCTCACAAGCCTACGGTGCGAGTAAAGCAGCACTTCATTATTTCACAAAATCGCTAGAGGTTGACATGCACCATAGAGGCGTTCACGTACAATCCGTTTCTCCGGGTTTCGTAGAAACTCCGCTTACTGACAAAAACGATTTTGAGATGCCCATGAAAATAACTGCTGAAGAAGCAGCAAAATCGATGCTGAGAGGAATAGAAAAGAACAGTCGAACTATATATTTCCCCAGAACGTTTGGCTGGATTTTAAGGCTAATGCATATTTTACCCGATGGCATTCAAAAGCGCCTATCATTAGGGTTGCGAAAACAACAATAA
- a CDS encoding NAD(P)/FAD-dependent oxidoreductase: MKNKIAIIGTGISGLTCAHLLHKKNDISIYEANDYIGGHTATKEIVDNGQHHRIDTGFIVFNDWTYPNFIKLISKLGVDYQPTEMSFSVVSEKANLEYNGNNLNSLFAQRRNIFRPKFWRIVKDILSFNKACKLMVADKRDTSSLTLQDVIDELGLSDDFARYYILPMCAAIWSSSLEQTRKFPLTFFLQFFNNHGLLNITDRPQWYTIKGGSSAYIPPLIAPFEDRIKLNTGVISVIKVDERWQVTDERGGVTLFDHVIFACHSDQALSMLPSANLLQKEVLGNIPYAQNDVVMHKDIAQLPKRKLAWASWNYRLKEDASEEQRPASVTYNMNILQRLTADNTYCVTLNNSEEIENAKILGTYQYAHPQYSAAMVNAQSRRKEICGVDNLHFCGAYWYNGFHEDGVKSAIDVCERFGEHL; the protein is encoded by the coding sequence ATGAAAAATAAAATCGCCATAATAGGCACAGGTATTTCTGGACTAACGTGTGCTCACTTACTACACAAAAAAAACGACATCAGCATTTACGAAGCTAATGACTATATCGGTGGCCATACAGCGACCAAAGAAATAGTCGACAACGGCCAGCATCACAGGATCGATACAGGTTTTATCGTTTTTAACGACTGGACGTACCCAAACTTTATTAAACTCATCTCAAAGCTCGGCGTAGACTACCAGCCAACGGAGATGAGTTTTTCGGTGGTTAGCGAAAAAGCGAATTTAGAGTACAACGGTAACAACCTAAATAGTTTATTTGCGCAGCGACGTAACATCTTTCGTCCCAAATTCTGGCGCATCGTTAAAGATATTTTGTCTTTTAACAAAGCCTGCAAATTAATGGTTGCCGACAAACGCGATACATCATCCCTTACGTTACAGGACGTGATAGATGAGCTTGGTTTGAGCGATGATTTTGCACGTTATTATATTTTACCAATGTGCGCCGCAATCTGGTCCAGCAGCTTAGAGCAAACGCGCAAGTTTCCACTCACTTTTTTTCTGCAATTTTTTAATAACCACGGCTTACTCAATATCACAGACCGACCTCAGTGGTACACAATCAAAGGCGGATCAAGCGCGTATATTCCACCACTTATCGCTCCATTTGAAGATAGAATAAAGCTCAATACAGGCGTTATTTCAGTAATCAAAGTAGATGAACGTTGGCAAGTTACAGACGAACGCGGTGGCGTTACGCTGTTTGATCATGTCATTTTTGCATGCCATAGTGACCAAGCGTTATCTATGCTCCCTTCTGCGAACCTTTTACAAAAAGAAGTTCTAGGCAACATACCCTACGCTCAAAATGATGTTGTTATGCATAAGGACATTGCACAACTTCCAAAAAGAAAATTGGCTTGGGCAAGTTGGAACTACAGATTAAAAGAAGATGCGAGCGAAGAACAGCGACCTGCTTCAGTTACTTATAATATGAATATATTGCAGCGTTTAACTGCAGATAATACCTATTGCGTAACACTCAATAATTCTGAAGAGATAGAAAACGCAAAAATACTGGGTACTTATCAATATGCACATCCACAGTACAGCGCAGCAATGGTCAATGCACAATCGCGCCGAAAAGAAATCTGCGGTGTGGACAATCTTCATTTTTGCGGTGCTTATTGGTACAACGGCTTTCACGAAGACGGAGTGAAAAGTGCAATCGATGTCTGTGAACGATTTGGTGAACACTTGTGA
- a CDS encoding cyclopropane-fatty-acyl-phospholipid synthase family protein yields the protein MSFGESVLLNTSEVSVVDKTCRTLFLKCLTQLPFGNLTIKENGDIIAQFGNERDELRATVNIKDVHAYRRLLLGGSVGAGEAYMDNLWDSDDVTSVVRVFARNLPTLDEWEGKFKWLSMPINKLQHFARRNTKDQAKKNIEAHYDLGNKLYTRFLDPTMMYSSAIYPDANASLNEAQNHKLKSICDKLQLVESDHLIEIGTGWGGLAVYAAKHYGCKVTTTTISEEQHAWAKEWIAKENLQDKITLLKKDYRLLEGKFDKLVSIEMIEAVGKQFLGNFFEKCASLLKENGLMLLQSITIDDRRYDSYSNSVDFIQKYIFPGGFLPSQYQLNAHLKNHTNMMIRDLHDIGIDYAKTLNHWYEAFISAKDELLNDGYDERFIRMWTYYLKYCEGGFLERTISTVQLVISKPHYLDDLCKR from the coding sequence ATGTCTTTCGGTGAATCTGTACTTCTTAACACCTCAGAGGTGTCTGTTGTTGATAAAACATGCAGAACTTTGTTTTTAAAGTGCTTGACGCAACTTCCTTTTGGCAATCTCACCATCAAGGAAAATGGCGATATAATCGCTCAGTTTGGAAACGAACGCGATGAGCTACGCGCAACGGTGAACATCAAGGATGTACACGCTTATCGTCGCCTGCTGCTTGGTGGTAGCGTCGGCGCAGGTGAAGCATACATGGACAACCTCTGGGATAGCGATGACGTAACCTCAGTTGTACGCGTTTTTGCGCGAAACCTCCCTACCTTGGACGAGTGGGAAGGAAAGTTTAAATGGCTATCAATGCCAATTAATAAACTGCAACATTTTGCACGCAGAAACACCAAGGACCAAGCCAAAAAAAACATAGAGGCACATTACGACTTAGGTAATAAGCTGTATACTCGCTTTCTAGACCCTACCATGATGTACTCATCAGCAATTTATCCAGATGCTAACGCGAGCCTTAATGAAGCCCAAAACCATAAGCTAAAATCTATATGCGATAAGCTTCAACTGGTAGAGAGCGACCACTTAATTGAAATTGGAACCGGATGGGGCGGCCTTGCTGTTTACGCTGCGAAACATTACGGCTGCAAAGTAACAACCACAACCATATCAGAAGAGCAACATGCCTGGGCAAAAGAGTGGATAGCAAAAGAGAACTTACAAGATAAAATTACGCTCTTGAAAAAGGACTATCGTCTTCTAGAAGGTAAATTCGACAAGCTCGTCTCTATAGAGATGATTGAAGCAGTTGGAAAACAGTTTTTAGGAAACTTCTTTGAAAAATGTGCATCGTTACTCAAAGAAAACGGTTTAATGCTGTTGCAGTCTATCACCATTGATGACAGACGTTACGACAGCTATTCAAACAGCGTAGACTTTATACAAAAATATATTTTCCCCGGTGGTTTCTTGCCGTCACAGTATCAGTTAAACGCACACCTAAAAAACCATACCAACATGATGATAAGAGACCTTCATGACATTGGAATTGATTACGCAAAAACCCTTAATCACTGGTATGAAGCTTTCATTTCAGCAAAAGACGAGCTTTTAAATGACGGCTATGATGAGCGTTTTATTAGAATGTGGACCTACTATCTAAAGTACTGTGAAGGTGGTTTTCTAGAACGGACAATAAGCACGGTTCAATTAGTTATCTCTAAGCCGCACTATTTAGACGATTTGTGTAAAAGGTAA
- a CDS encoding LON peptidase substrate-binding domain-containing protein — protein MNKNRSPLFPLSAHLLPEGRMALRIFEPRYVRMVKEACAENKGFVMCMLNARGDKETNEHIYPIGTYAHVVDFDLLDDGLLGIKVAGLELVEVSDIETEQDGLRTGVCHAIKPWDCNLEPQQLAPMDERLKEIFGNYDELASLYEEPKFNCPNWVLNRWLELLPVDGAQKQHFLSQKDCTVLLHYLSGLVV, from the coding sequence ATGAACAAAAATCGAAGTCCGTTATTTCCTTTATCAGCGCATTTATTGCCAGAGGGGCGTATGGCGCTGCGTATATTTGAGCCGCGCTATGTGCGTATGGTCAAGGAGGCATGCGCCGAAAATAAAGGGTTTGTCATGTGTATGCTGAACGCCAGAGGCGACAAAGAGACTAACGAACATATCTATCCTATTGGAACATATGCTCACGTGGTGGATTTTGATTTGTTGGACGATGGTTTGCTTGGCATAAAGGTTGCTGGGTTAGAGTTGGTTGAGGTCAGTGATATTGAAACTGAGCAAGACGGATTGAGAACCGGTGTTTGTCACGCGATAAAACCATGGGATTGCAATCTTGAACCTCAACAACTAGCGCCTATGGATGAGCGGCTTAAAGAGATATTTGGAAATTACGATGAGCTAGCGTCTTTGTACGAAGAACCAAAGTTTAATTGTCCCAACTGGGTCTTAAACCGCTGGCTTGAGCTTTTACCCGTTGACGGAGCACAGAAACAACACTTTCTTTCACAGAAAGACTGTACTGTTCTGCTGCATTATTTATCTGGGCTTGTGGTGTAG
- a CDS encoding DUF1365 domain-containing protein, whose translation MTESAIYRGKVFHQRFKPTTHKFDYDIYLFWLKLDEHELGYLSENVDKFSALQKARVQFKRTDYLGDNALSLAEAVKLRMTQLNGGKILDGDVFMLGQLRMWGIYFSPVNFYYLRNANGVFTHLLAEVSNTPWNERHHYLVDLATQSDTQKAFHVSPFNPMDMTYKWSISQPSDRLSLAMDCVREDKEFSAGINLRKFPLDNANLSDALKRIPSMTIKTVAGIYWHALKLLLKRTPLYTHPEKSQEK comes from the coding sequence GTGACAGAAAGTGCTATTTATCGCGGAAAAGTTTTTCATCAACGATTTAAACCCACGACACATAAATTCGACTATGACATCTATTTATTTTGGTTAAAGTTAGATGAGCATGAACTGGGTTATTTATCGGAGAACGTTGATAAATTTTCAGCGTTGCAGAAGGCCAGAGTGCAGTTCAAACGAACGGATTATCTAGGTGATAATGCCCTATCCCTTGCCGAGGCCGTCAAATTGAGGATGACACAACTAAACGGCGGCAAAATTCTTGACGGAGACGTATTTATGCTCGGTCAACTTCGCATGTGGGGGATATATTTCAGCCCGGTAAACTTTTATTACCTAAGAAACGCAAATGGTGTGTTTACGCATTTACTTGCCGAAGTGAGCAATACACCATGGAACGAAAGGCATCACTACCTCGTCGACCTTGCTACTCAGTCAGACACGCAAAAAGCTTTCCATGTTTCGCCTTTCAACCCAATGGATATGACTTACAAGTGGTCAATTTCGCAGCCCTCTGACCGGCTTTCGCTTGCTATGGATTGCGTTAGAGAAGATAAAGAATTCAGTGCAGGGATTAATTTACGTAAATTTCCGTTAGATAATGCGAATCTATCTGACGCACTTAAACGTATACCTAGTATGACAATAAAAACTGTGGCGGGAATATATTGGCATGCACTTAAATTGCTACTTAAACGAACGCCATTGTATACACACCCAGAAAAGAGTCAGGAAAAATAA
- a CDS encoding outer membrane protein assembly factor BamD, which translates to MKSFRLLAPVLLGAVVSVAGCSSSNNEEKAVLANMGAQQLYDRAKESMEVGNFSAAAQTLSALDSRYPFGPLSHQVQLDLIYSYYKSGKIEETLATIDRFVRLNPNHSDVDYAYYMRGLTNMESDSNLFQELLNIDRTDRDPSKSREAFEDFRRLIQQYPDSKYAADAKQRMVHIKDRLARYEIAIARFYMRREAYVAAANRGRYVIEHFPDSTQVQQALEIMVSSYEQLGLDELKDNAMKTLKLNYPESEFIS; encoded by the coding sequence ATGAAATCATTTCGTTTACTAGCCCCCGTTTTACTCGGTGCTGTAGTGTCTGTTGCGGGCTGTAGTTCTTCAAATAACGAAGAAAAAGCCGTACTTGCAAACATGGGTGCGCAACAACTATACGACAGAGCCAAAGAAAGTATGGAAGTAGGTAACTTCAGTGCAGCGGCTCAAACATTGAGTGCGTTAGACTCAAGATATCCGTTTGGCCCTCTTTCTCACCAAGTTCAGCTTGACCTTATTTACAGCTATTACAAATCGGGAAAAATTGAAGAGACACTGGCTACCATTGATAGGTTTGTAAGGCTTAACCCCAACCATTCCGACGTTGATTACGCGTATTATATGCGCGGATTAACAAACATGGAGTCAGACAGTAACCTCTTTCAAGAACTACTAAATATCGACCGTACCGATCGTGACCCTTCAAAATCTCGCGAAGCATTTGAGGATTTCAGAAGACTTATTCAACAATATCCCGATAGCAAATATGCAGCAGATGCTAAGCAGCGAATGGTGCATATCAAGGACAGACTAGCGCGATACGAAATCGCTATTGCGCGCTTCTACATGCGAAGAGAAGCATATGTTGCCGCAGCAAACCGAGGACGCTATGTTATAGAGCATTTCCCTGACAGCACTCAAGTACAGCAGGCTTTGGAAATAATGGTCTCAAGTTACGAGCAGTTGGGTCTCGATGAACTTAAAGACAACGCGATGAAAACGCTTAAACTTAATTATCCAGAGAGCGAATTTATCAGCTAG
- a CDS encoding farnesyl diphosphate synthase, which yields MNFSVLHQQVKQQTDASLLTLIDELPNYAPRLKDAMRHALLAGGKRMRPLLVQVVGNTLDVPKKDQMAISMAIECVHAYSLVHDDLPAMDDDDLRRGMPTCHIAFDEATAILAGDALQALAFTVLADAPLSTYAETKRGQLLSVLAKSAGYAGMCGGQAIDLASTGKTISLEELKQLHRLKTGALLKACVEMIAIVSEGLLPQTKTDLMAYATDIGLAFQVQDDILDVEGSSEQLGKPAGSDEALGKNTFPAKLGITGAKQELEMLHDNALQALARLPYNTDSLIAFSELLVKRDH from the coding sequence ATGAATTTTTCTGTTTTGCATCAGCAAGTCAAACAACAAACTGATGCATCTCTTCTTACATTAATTGACGAATTACCCAATTATGCGCCGCGACTGAAAGACGCGATGCGTCACGCCCTTCTTGCTGGCGGTAAACGTATGCGTCCTCTCTTGGTTCAGGTTGTGGGTAACACCTTAGACGTGCCAAAAAAAGACCAGATGGCTATTAGTATGGCTATTGAATGCGTGCATGCCTATTCTTTAGTACACGACGATTTACCAGCAATGGACGACGACGACTTGCGCCGCGGCATGCCAACTTGCCATATCGCCTTTGATGAGGCGACGGCTATTTTAGCTGGTGACGCCCTTCAAGCGCTTGCGTTCACCGTATTGGCTGATGCACCGCTCAGTACTTACGCTGAGACGAAGCGTGGCCAGTTGCTGTCTGTGTTGGCAAAAAGTGCTGGCTACGCAGGTATGTGCGGTGGTCAAGCTATTGATTTAGCCAGTACTGGAAAAACCATTTCACTAGAAGAACTTAAACAACTCCACAGACTTAAAACCGGGGCCTTGTTGAAAGCTTGTGTCGAAATGATTGCTATTGTAAGTGAAGGCTTGCTACCCCAAACTAAAACTGACTTGATGGCCTACGCCACAGATATTGGGCTGGCTTTTCAAGTTCAAGACGATATCTTAGACGTTGAGGGCAGTAGCGAACAATTAGGAAAACCCGCAGGGTCGGACGAAGCACTAGGGAAAAATACCTTTCCCGCTAAACTTGGTATAACAGGCGCTAAACAAGAATTAGAAATGCTTCACGATAATGCACTTCAAGCATTGGCACGTTTACCCTACAATACCGATAGTTTAATTGCGTTTAGCGAGCTTTTGGTAAAACGCGACCACTAG
- the pomA gene encoding flagellar motor protein PomA, whose amino-acid sequence MDLATVIGMLGAIGFIVMAMILGGSLSMFIDVQSILIVFGGTLFVVLSQFTLGQFFGAGKIAGKAFMFKIESPEELIEKIVEMADAARKGGFLALEEAEISNEFMQKGVDMLVDGHDIEVVRETLAKDISMTTERHDFGASFFKGMGDIAPAMGMIGTLIGLVAMLSNMDDPKAIGPAMAVALLTTLYGAFFANVICLPIAFKLAVRAGEEKLNQSLVLDGIVGIADGQNPRVIEGVLKNYLAASKRGSAEEE is encoded by the coding sequence GTGGATTTAGCAACCGTCATAGGTATGTTGGGCGCCATTGGATTCATAGTCATGGCTATGATTTTGGGCGGCAGCTTGAGCATGTTCATCGACGTGCAATCAATACTTATTGTATTTGGAGGAACGTTATTCGTTGTTCTTTCTCAGTTTACGTTGGGGCAATTTTTCGGCGCAGGTAAAATCGCCGGCAAAGCGTTCATGTTTAAAATTGAATCTCCAGAAGAGCTGATTGAAAAAATAGTTGAGATGGCGGATGCAGCGCGTAAAGGTGGGTTTTTAGCACTCGAGGAAGCAGAAATTTCTAATGAGTTCATGCAAAAAGGTGTCGACATGCTTGTTGATGGCCATGACATTGAAGTTGTTAGAGAAACCCTCGCGAAAGATATTTCAATGACCACTGAGCGTCATGATTTTGGTGCCTCGTTCTTTAAAGGAATGGGCGACATTGCACCAGCAATGGGAATGATAGGTACGCTGATTGGTCTTGTTGCAATGCTTTCTAACATGGATGATCCAAAGGCCATTGGGCCGGCGATGGCTGTTGCACTTTTAACAACACTTTATGGTGCATTTTTCGCTAACGTTATTTGTTTACCTATTGCTTTTAAACTTGCAGTTCGAGCGGGCGAAGAAAAACTCAATCAAAGCTTGGTGCTAGACGGAATAGTAGGTATTGCAGATGGTCAGAACCCGAGAGTGATTGAGGGTGTACTAAAAAATTACCTTGCGGCTAGCAAACGCGGAAGCGCAGAGGAAGAGTAA
- a CDS encoding ChrR family anti-sigma-E factor yields the protein MIRFHPSTDLLESYVEGSLNSSVSLMVSAHCDMCEQCRSFVERQTEVLAETILDGVDDASFASGEFYDMLSSITQQPSARPLDEAESELPHLKRASGVKSTIELDGRTFNLPRTLRRYVDKTGNWTGLVGKLWQAPVELGNQGVANFIYMGRGGSVPEHTHRGTEYTLVIDGEFSDGLEKYDTGDFIYMDGDKTHSPKSDASEGCLVFSIVDQPLHFTSGFARLLNPFSHLFFR from the coding sequence ATGATTAGGTTCCACCCCAGCACTGATTTACTAGAGAGTTATGTAGAAGGCTCGTTGAATTCGTCAGTTTCTTTGATGGTTTCTGCGCATTGTGACATGTGCGAACAATGTCGTTCATTTGTTGAAAGACAAACTGAAGTGCTGGCGGAAACAATATTAGATGGTGTAGACGATGCGTCGTTTGCATCGGGCGAGTTTTACGACATGCTTTCTAGCATTACTCAGCAGCCTTCTGCTCGTCCTTTGGATGAGGCTGAAAGTGAATTACCTCACCTTAAACGCGCAAGCGGCGTTAAGAGTACAATTGAGCTCGACGGCCGCACATTCAATCTTCCGAGAACACTTCGTCGTTATGTAGACAAAACAGGTAACTGGACTGGCCTAGTTGGAAAGCTTTGGCAAGCGCCAGTTGAACTTGGAAATCAAGGTGTCGCTAATTTTATTTATATGGGCCGAGGAGGGAGTGTTCCGGAACACACTCACAGAGGCACTGAATACACGCTTGTTATAGATGGTGAATTTAGTGATGGCTTAGAGAAATATGACACGGGTGACTTTATCTATATGGATGGAGACAAGACGCATTCTCCAAAGTCAGACGCGAGCGAAGGGTGTCTTGTATTCAGTATTGTTGACCAACCTCTTCATTTCACATCAGGTTTCGCAAGGCTCTTAAATCCGTTTAGCCACTTGTTTTTCAGATAA
- a CDS encoding nuclear transport factor 2 family protein encodes MSVIENFCKIYTDICQISPADLENIYSKRITFVDPITTHEGIEQVKAYFNNLLTQAESCKFHIHNTLTIADPNSPVSHVVNWKMTLVLKRSTKVITLDGTTQLKVEDEKIIYHKDYYDLGEMVYEHIPLLGSIIKMIKRRLAK; translated from the coding sequence ATGAGCGTTATAGAGAATTTTTGTAAAATTTACACGGACATCTGTCAAATATCCCCAGCTGATTTGGAAAATATATACTCGAAAAGAATCACATTCGTAGACCCTATCACTACGCATGAGGGTATAGAACAGGTGAAAGCATATTTTAACAATCTGCTGACGCAGGCAGAAAGCTGTAAATTTCATATTCACAACACGCTCACGATCGCCGATCCCAACAGTCCTGTTTCGCATGTGGTCAATTGGAAAATGACGTTGGTACTAAAACGAAGTACCAAAGTTATTACACTAGACGGAACGACTCAGTTAAAAGTCGAAGATGAAAAAATTATTTATCACAAAGACTATTATGACTTGGGCGAAATGGTTTACGAACATATCCCTTTACTTGGCTCTATCATTAAAATGATAAAAAGGCGGTTAGCGAAATGA
- the xseB gene encoding exodeoxyribonuclease VII small subunit, translating into MTTEKVSASFEETLSELEAIVNEMENGDLPLNKALEKFERGIALSRQGQQSLENAEQKVKILLSEQGEETLHPLPESEQP; encoded by the coding sequence ATGACGACAGAAAAAGTATCCGCGTCTTTTGAAGAAACGTTATCAGAACTGGAAGCAATCGTTAACGAAATGGAAAACGGCGATCTGCCGTTAAATAAAGCGCTCGAAAAATTTGAACGAGGTATAGCTCTTTCTCGTCAAGGGCAGCAGTCACTTGAAAACGCTGAACAAAAAGTGAAAATATTGCTCAGCGAACAAGGCGAAGAAACCCTTCACCCCCTTCCTGAAAGTGAACAGCCATAA
- a CDS encoding sigma-70 family RNA polymerase sigma factor, whose translation MLVGIPLEQSNSTIKPKECATEMSDYLVAVADKRCKRSFANVFNYFAPRLRSYALKQMGNEALAMELVQDTMSNVWQKAHLFNAEKGSPSTWIFTIARNIRFDMLRKLQNRKEDVCSDDLWPVLCEQTADVNEAPLDEQVTLEQIGYLFESLPVKQKAVIEAIYIDGKSQQEVADELLIPLGTVKSRTRLALQRLKVMLNDND comes from the coding sequence ATGTTAGTTGGAATTCCTTTGGAACAAAGTAACAGCACAATCAAGCCTAAAGAGTGTGCGACCGAAATGTCTGATTATTTAGTAGCGGTGGCTGATAAACGATGCAAGCGGTCTTTTGCTAATGTCTTTAATTATTTTGCCCCTCGTCTTCGCTCCTATGCGCTGAAGCAGATGGGTAACGAGGCGCTAGCTATGGAACTTGTGCAAGATACAATGTCAAACGTTTGGCAGAAAGCGCACTTGTTCAATGCTGAAAAGGGCTCGCCTTCAACGTGGATTTTTACTATTGCACGTAACATCCGCTTTGATATGCTCCGTAAATTGCAAAACAGAAAAGAAGATGTTTGCTCGGACGATTTGTGGCCGGTTCTGTGCGAACAAACCGCCGATGTAAACGAGGCTCCTCTTGACGAACAAGTCACGTTAGAGCAAATTGGTTATTTATTTGAGTCGCTTCCAGTAAAGCAAAAAGCGGTGATTGAAGCGATTTACATTGACGGGAAGTCTCAACAGGAAGTCGCTGACGAACTTCTTATTCCGCTAGGCACTGTAAAGTCTAGAACGCGTCTGGCGTTACAACGATTGAAGGTTATGCTAAACGACAATGATTAG
- a CDS encoding flagellar motor protein MotB, with amino-acid sequence MAEEECPKCPPEGLPAWMGTFADLMSLLMCFFVLLLSFSEMDVLKFKQIAGSMKFAFGVQNKIEVKDIPKGTSVIAMEFRPGKPDPTPIESIQQQTIDMTQQMLEFQAGDEDSAGGRQKQRGEQRGGQAQQTATDSSSSAQQSSDESQTAELMKKVAQQLQKQILDGSIEMESLGQQLTIRIRENGSFSAGSAFLQPQFQPVLRKIGGILADVPGEIEISGHSDGQHIANELYRSNWDLSAQRAVAVAEAMRTAPGFDESRMSVVGKADTSPVVENATSPQDRAKNRRVEININQGKPMISNPISVVDQ; translated from the coding sequence ATGGCTGAAGAAGAATGCCCCAAGTGTCCCCCCGAAGGACTTCCAGCTTGGATGGGAACATTCGCGGATCTTATGTCGCTTTTAATGTGTTTTTTCGTGCTGTTACTTTCGTTCTCCGAAATGGATGTACTTAAGTTTAAACAGATAGCAGGCTCGATGAAGTTCGCCTTTGGTGTGCAAAATAAGATAGAAGTTAAAGACATTCCAAAAGGTACGAGCGTTATTGCTATGGAGTTTCGTCCGGGTAAACCCGATCCCACGCCAATTGAGTCTATTCAGCAGCAAACGATAGATATGACGCAGCAAATGCTAGAGTTTCAAGCCGGTGACGAAGATTCAGCCGGGGGGCGGCAAAAGCAACGGGGTGAACAACGAGGGGGGCAAGCGCAACAAACGGCAACAGATTCGTCTTCGTCCGCTCAACAAAGCTCTGATGAATCTCAAACCGCAGAGCTTATGAAGAAGGTCGCACAGCAGTTGCAGAAGCAAATTTTAGACGGCTCTATCGAGATGGAATCACTTGGACAGCAGCTAACCATTCGTATTCGAGAGAATGGCTCTTTCTCCGCGGGTTCTGCGTTTTTACAACCGCAATTCCAGCCTGTATTAAGGAAGATTGGCGGGATCCTCGCCGACGTACCCGGAGAAATTGAAATTTCAGGGCACAGTGACGGTCAGCATATTGCTAACGAACTTTATCGTTCAAATTGGGACTTGTCTGCACAACGTGCAGTTGCCGTAGCTGAAGCGATGAGAACAGCACCTGGCTTTGATGAAAGTCGAATGTCTGTAGTAGGAAAAGCAGATACAAGCCCTGTTGTTGAAAATGCAACTTCGCCTCAAGACCGAGCCAAGAATCGAAGAGTGGAAATCAATATTAACCAGGGTAAACCAATGATTTCGAACCCAATTTCTGTTGTAGACCAGTGA